A window from Planococcus maritimus encodes these proteins:
- a CDS encoding phospholipase D-like domain-containing protein: protein MKRIKNYSKRRRIIMGVVGVLAALYIMVIIWHTFKPLPEGVSFAGDLHGVEQVEMIYDLSYAQDKEGTGLESELRIFDEIYELIDEAEEFLVLDLFLFDNYNDTDTAYPAIAERLADHIVEKKRENPDFPIYFITDPLNLGYGSYESLLLETLEAEGVEVIITDLDKLRDSMPLYSGLYRVIFQWFDNDGEGWIANAMSSDAPDMTLSSYMQLMNIKANHRKTVVSEHEAIVSSANPHNASGLHGNMAFRVSGPVLDDILEAEEAVSKLSGGPDFPRAEMPEQTGDYEVQYLTERQILEELLKHLDSTEKGDSIQMAMFYLSETSVVKSLEEASKRGVEVQLVLDPNENAFGNEKTGLPNRPAVNGMVDAAGDSLEVRWYNPVVGQFHTKTIMIQSGEETIIMGGSANMTERTLMDYNLESDILIKAPTDSDLVVELDTYFDRLWNNEDALYTLDLEEYQDGFTFWQRGIYNFQKLFKLTTY, encoded by the coding sequence ATGAAACGAATCAAGAATTACAGCAAGCGCAGGCGTATCATCATGGGTGTTGTAGGTGTACTTGCTGCTTTGTACATCATGGTCATAATATGGCATACATTTAAACCCTTGCCGGAAGGCGTTTCATTTGCTGGCGACCTGCATGGTGTCGAACAGGTGGAAATGATTTACGACCTCAGCTACGCGCAGGATAAAGAAGGAACGGGTTTAGAAAGCGAACTGCGAATTTTTGATGAAATTTACGAACTGATTGATGAAGCAGAAGAATTTCTCGTGCTCGATTTGTTTCTATTCGATAATTACAACGATACCGATACGGCTTATCCAGCCATCGCTGAGCGCCTAGCCGATCACATCGTTGAGAAAAAGCGGGAAAACCCTGATTTTCCGATCTATTTCATCACCGACCCGCTGAACCTTGGCTACGGATCCTACGAAAGCTTGCTGTTGGAAACCTTGGAGGCGGAAGGGGTGGAAGTGATCATCACCGACCTCGACAAATTGCGCGATTCAATGCCTCTATATTCAGGACTCTACCGAGTAATCTTTCAATGGTTCGATAACGATGGAGAAGGCTGGATAGCAAACGCGATGTCGAGCGACGCGCCCGATATGACTCTGTCATCATATATGCAATTAATGAACATCAAAGCAAACCACCGGAAGACGGTCGTTTCAGAACACGAAGCAATCGTCAGTTCAGCCAATCCACACAATGCGAGCGGTTTGCACGGCAATATGGCATTTCGTGTTAGTGGGCCCGTGCTTGACGATATTCTAGAAGCCGAAGAAGCCGTCTCGAAATTGTCCGGAGGCCCTGATTTCCCAAGAGCAGAAATGCCCGAACAAACAGGCGATTATGAAGTGCAATACCTGACCGAGAGGCAAATATTGGAGGAGTTGTTGAAGCACTTGGACAGCACTGAAAAAGGCGATAGCATTCAGATGGCTATGTTCTACTTATCTGAGACGAGTGTAGTCAAGAGCTTGGAAGAGGCGTCGAAACGCGGTGTCGAAGTACAGCTCGTACTCGATCCAAATGAAAATGCATTCGGCAATGAGAAGACCGGTTTGCCGAATCGTCCGGCGGTGAATGGCATGGTCGATGCAGCGGGCGATTCCTTAGAAGTCCGTTGGTACAATCCGGTAGTCGGGCAATTCCACACAAAGACCATCATGATTCAAAGCGGCGAAGAAACGATTATTATGGGAGGGTCCGCAAATATGACCGAGCGGACGTTAATGGACTATAATCTCGAGTCGGACATCCTGATCAAAGCACCGACCGACAGCGATTTGGTCGTCGAACTGGATACGTATTTCGATCGGCTGTGGAATAATGAAGACGCTTTGTACACACTCGACCTAGAAGAATATCAAGACGGGTTCACCTTCTGGCAGCGCGGCATCTACAACTTCCAAAAACTCTTCAAGCTGACGACTTACTAA
- a CDS encoding RNA polymerase sigma factor, whose amino-acid sequence MEELYAEYNRYIYHLCLKLTRNKAEAEDLMQEVWLKVVRYESSIAEVDHAKAWLTTICMNTFRDRYRKNVRRSKHIANQPEGLDVSLLDLIPTDETGTAELLEKQDVSVMIRHKISELDAIYRTTIVYFYVHQYSLVEIAEAMKVSIGTVKSRLHRGKQRLKDMLIEDVRTREYVVIA is encoded by the coding sequence ATGGAAGAGCTATATGCCGAATATAACCGCTATATCTATCATCTATGCCTGAAACTTACCCGCAATAAAGCTGAAGCGGAAGACTTGATGCAGGAAGTTTGGCTGAAAGTCGTACGCTATGAATCCTCAATCGCAGAAGTCGATCACGCTAAAGCTTGGCTGACGACGATCTGTATGAATACATTCCGCGACCGTTATCGTAAAAATGTACGCCGCAGCAAGCACATCGCCAATCAGCCGGAAGGGCTCGATGTCTCCCTTTTGGATTTGATCCCAACCGATGAAACCGGAACGGCAGAACTATTGGAAAAACAAGACGTATCAGTCATGATCCGCCATAAGATTTCCGAGTTGGATGCGATTTACCGAACCACCATCGTTTATTTTTATGTCCACCAGTATTCACTCGTGGAAATTGCTGAAGCGATGAAGGTCTCGATCGGTACCGTAAAATCTCGCTTGCATCGTGGCAAGCAACGCCTGAAAGACATGCTGATAGAAGATGTAAGAACACGCGAATACGTAGTAATTGCCTAA
- a CDS encoding hemolysin family protein, which translates to MFIALVLFLIMSFFLSGSETALTAVNRMKVHLRAEQGDVKAQKLEKLIAKPDRMITTILIGNNISNIMLPTLVTTIAITEGWEVGLATAILTIILIIFGEVLPKTIAATFADKIAYIVAPVIGFLVVLFKPLTWLLAQFTNIFIRIISKGSVKEATMTKEELRTMVDIASTEGTFEADESERIKGVLDFPHKDVSDVMSTHRTDTVGISIEMTYEEVRDLILDSSYTRYPVYEESMDNVVGLFYSKKLIEWSMNPNLNLVELMDDNPLFVVQSVSVEKVFKLMMAKKKHMAVILDEYGGTLGIVTHEDIIEEMIGQDIEDETDDEDDELVFEINESQLSCHGRLEIEDVNEMFGIEVPEDHDTIAGFVMQQLGHVPEAGEEFTYENLHVIVNEMDRNRIERLTITKIAEPEEPEAVSENSVKRQ; encoded by the coding sequence TTGTTTATCGCATTGGTATTATTTCTGATCATGTCGTTTTTCCTGTCGGGAAGCGAAACGGCACTCACGGCAGTTAATAGGATGAAGGTCCATCTTCGCGCGGAGCAAGGGGACGTCAAAGCCCAGAAGCTTGAGAAATTAATCGCGAAGCCGGACCGGATGATTACGACTATTTTGATCGGTAATAATATATCCAATATCATGCTGCCTACGCTTGTCACGACGATTGCCATCACAGAAGGATGGGAAGTCGGGCTCGCGACAGCCATCTTGACGATTATCCTGATTATTTTCGGGGAAGTGTTGCCAAAAACCATTGCGGCGACGTTCGCAGATAAAATTGCTTATATTGTAGCGCCGGTTATCGGTTTTTTGGTCGTGCTCTTTAAACCACTGACATGGTTGCTTGCCCAGTTCACGAATATCTTCATCCGCATCATTTCCAAAGGCAGCGTCAAGGAAGCGACGATGACCAAAGAGGAACTGCGCACGATGGTCGATATCGCGTCGACTGAAGGGACGTTTGAAGCAGACGAATCAGAGCGCATCAAAGGCGTTCTCGATTTTCCGCATAAAGACGTATCGGACGTTATGTCGACACACCGTACGGACACCGTCGGCATTTCCATCGAGATGACCTACGAAGAAGTCCGTGACTTGATTTTGGATTCCTCGTATACGCGTTACCCAGTCTACGAAGAAAGCATGGACAATGTCGTTGGCCTGTTTTATTCTAAAAAGCTGATTGAGTGGTCGATGAACCCGAACTTGAACCTGGTAGAATTGATGGATGATAATCCGTTGTTCGTCGTGCAGTCAGTGAGTGTTGAGAAAGTGTTTAAATTGATGATGGCGAAGAAAAAACACATGGCTGTCATTCTGGATGAATACGGTGGAACGCTCGGGATTGTCACGCACGAAGACATTATCGAGGAAATGATTGGACAGGATATTGAAGATGAGACAGACGATGAAGATGACGAATTGGTTTTTGAAATCAATGAGAGCCAATTGTCTTGTCATGGCCGCCTGGAAATCGAAGATGTCAACGAAATGTTCGGGATTGAAGTGCCAGAAGACCATGATACGATTGCAGGCTTTGTCATGCAGCAACTCGGCCATGTGCCAGAGGCCGGCGAGGAATTTACTTACGAGAACTTGCATGTGATCGTCAACGAAATGGATAGAAACCGCATCGAGCGTTTAACCATTACGAAAATTGCTGAACCCGAAGAACCGGAAGCCGTTAGCGAAAACTCGGTTAAAAGACAGTAA
- a CDS encoding dipeptidase, whose translation MNATQIDKYFKDHRQAHLEELKSFLRIPSVSSLSEHKADMQKGAEWLIKSLTKAGLENASIDETDGHPVVYADWLHAEGKPTILVYGHYDVQPVDPLHLWETPPFDPHVRDNKLYARGASDDKGQVFMHVKAVEALLNLNGELPVNIKFILEGEEEIGSPSLPKYVEDNKEKLDADIIVISDTGMQGPGRPAVCYGLRGLAGIQIDVNGPKGDLHSGLYGGAVQNPLHAIVEILESFRDKEGVIQVEGFYDDVRPVSDEERAEFAALDFDLENEKQAIGIAEDFGEQGYSFVERTWIRPTLEVNGITGGFSGEGIKTVLPAEASSKITCRLVPDQDPDDIIAKLKAHVEAHKPAGVTVNITEFDKGKPFLTPYDHPAIQAAGRSYEKVYQVPTAFTRMGGSIPIVAAFDEILGFPVVLMGFGLASENFHAPNEHFHLENFDKGLRVISDYLFEASALGQ comes from the coding sequence ATGAACGCCACTCAAATCGATAAGTACTTCAAAGATCACCGCCAGGCCCATCTCGAAGAATTGAAAAGCTTTTTGCGCATTCCATCGGTCAGCTCTTTGTCTGAACACAAAGCCGACATGCAAAAAGGCGCAGAATGGCTGATCAAATCATTGACTAAAGCGGGCCTTGAAAATGCCAGCATCGACGAAACTGACGGCCATCCGGTAGTCTACGCCGACTGGCTCCACGCTGAGGGCAAGCCGACGATTTTGGTCTACGGCCATTACGATGTTCAACCGGTCGATCCGCTTCATTTATGGGAAACGCCCCCTTTCGACCCGCACGTCCGGGACAATAAATTGTATGCACGCGGCGCAAGCGACGATAAAGGCCAAGTGTTCATGCATGTGAAAGCTGTGGAAGCTTTGCTCAATTTAAATGGCGAACTTCCCGTCAATATTAAATTCATCCTTGAAGGCGAAGAGGAAATCGGCAGCCCAAGCTTGCCGAAATACGTCGAAGACAATAAAGAAAAACTCGATGCCGACATCATCGTCATTTCCGATACGGGCATGCAAGGCCCTGGGCGTCCGGCAGTCTGTTACGGCCTGCGCGGGCTTGCGGGCATCCAAATCGACGTCAACGGACCTAAAGGCGACTTGCACTCCGGCCTTTACGGCGGTGCTGTCCAGAACCCGCTGCACGCCATTGTGGAAATTTTAGAATCGTTCCGCGATAAAGAAGGCGTCATTCAAGTGGAAGGCTTCTATGACGATGTGCGTCCGGTTTCTGATGAGGAACGCGCAGAGTTCGCCGCACTCGATTTTGACTTGGAAAACGAAAAGCAGGCAATCGGCATTGCAGAAGATTTCGGTGAGCAAGGCTATTCATTCGTCGAACGTACGTGGATTCGCCCGACACTCGAAGTCAACGGCATCACCGGCGGATTTTCCGGCGAAGGCATTAAGACTGTCCTGCCAGCGGAAGCCAGCTCGAAAATCACGTGCCGCCTCGTCCCTGACCAGGACCCGGATGACATCATCGCCAAACTGAAAGCGCACGTTGAAGCGCATAAGCCAGCAGGCGTCACGGTCAACATCACCGAATTCGATAAAGGCAAGCCATTCTTGACACCTTACGACCATCCGGCCATTCAGGCGGCGGGCCGTTCATACGAAAAAGTGTATCAAGTGCCGACAGCGTTTACACGCATGGGCGGCTCCATCCCGATTGTTGCGGCGTTCGATGAAATTCTCGGATTCCCTGTCGTCTTGATGGGCTTCGGGCTGGCATCGGAAAATTTCCATGCGCCGAATGAGCATTTTCATTTGGAGAATTTCGATAAAGGGCTTCGCGTTATCAGCGATTACTTATTTGAAGCATCCGCACTAGGCCAATAA
- a CDS encoding glycerol-3-phosphate acyltransferase: protein MVILYWIGAYLLGSVLTALWIGKWKGVDLASSGSGNPGARNALAVLGRRASFLVFLGDFLKGSIVVWAGLWLEFSLVAVAVAGLLAVVGHIYPLWHKARGGKGISTFAGVAFWLTPDLFLAMLVLSFAFYPWLKSATLSMLAGFSAFFAVAFAFQVQSVVWPLFLAIIIIVIRHKENLKVSLEKRFPANKA, encoded by the coding sequence ATGGTTATTTTGTATTGGATAGGTGCTTATTTGCTTGGCTCCGTTTTGACCGCCCTATGGATAGGGAAATGGAAAGGTGTAGACTTGGCTTCTTCTGGCAGCGGCAATCCAGGTGCCCGCAATGCCTTAGCCGTGCTTGGGCGTAGGGCGTCATTTTTGGTGTTTCTTGGCGATTTCTTAAAAGGTTCGATCGTCGTATGGGCAGGGCTTTGGCTGGAGTTTTCTTTAGTGGCCGTAGCTGTGGCCGGATTGCTTGCGGTCGTCGGCCATATTTACCCGCTATGGCACAAAGCCCGCGGCGGAAAAGGGATTTCGACCTTTGCCGGTGTTGCATTCTGGCTGACACCTGATTTGTTTTTAGCGATGCTCGTCTTGTCGTTCGCTTTTTACCCGTGGCTGAAAAGTGCCACTTTGTCGATGCTCGCTGGCTTTAGCGCGTTTTTCGCTGTCGCTTTTGCCTTTCAAGTACAATCGGTCGTATGGCCGCTGTTTCTGGCTATTATTATTATTGTAATTCGCCATAAAGAAAACTTGAAAGTTTCACTGGAAAAACGTTTTCCTGCCAATAAAGCCTGA